A genomic segment from Janibacter sp. DB-40 encodes:
- a CDS encoding spermidine synthase translates to MRRFEELAWSSTPRGEISLRRRVEPTLKVEVYEVKLGDEFLMSSLFTVAEIELARLGLAEAKGDQLDVVVGGLGLGCTARAALEDPRVRSMVVVDAMAEVIDWHERELLPESADLVRDPRTRLLHDDFFALAASGAGFDPDAPGRTFDAVLLDIDHTPHHLLHPDHAPFYSEDGLRRLTAHLRPGGVFALWSDDPPDEQFCGLLERVFDHVDAHVVAFANFLTGGESSNTIYVAR, encoded by the coding sequence ATGCGACGATTCGAGGAGCTCGCCTGGAGCTCGACGCCCCGGGGGGAGATCAGCTTGCGCCGGCGGGTCGAACCGACGCTCAAGGTGGAAGTCTACGAGGTCAAGCTCGGCGACGAGTTCCTCATGTCGAGCCTGTTCACGGTCGCCGAGATCGAGCTGGCCCGGCTGGGGTTGGCCGAGGCGAAGGGGGACCAGCTGGACGTCGTCGTCGGCGGCCTCGGCCTGGGCTGCACCGCGCGGGCCGCGCTCGAGGACCCGCGGGTGCGCTCGATGGTCGTCGTCGACGCGATGGCGGAGGTGATCGACTGGCACGAGCGCGAGCTGCTGCCCGAGTCGGCCGACCTCGTGCGGGACCCGCGCACCCGGCTGCTGCACGACGACTTCTTCGCGCTCGCGGCGTCCGGGGCAGGCTTCGACCCGGACGCACCGGGGCGGACCTTCGACGCGGTGCTGCTCGACATCGACCACACCCCGCACCACCTGCTCCACCCCGACCACGCCCCCTTCTACAGCGAGGACGGACTGCGCCGGCTCACCGCCCACCTGCGTCCCGGCGGGGTCTTCGCGCTCTGGTCGGACGACCCGCCCGACGAGCAGTTCTGCGGGTTGCTCGAGCGGGTCTTCGACCACGTGGACGCGCACGTGGTGGCCTTCGCCAACTTCCTCACCGGCGGCGAGTCGAGCAACACCATCTACGTCGCGCGCTGA
- a CDS encoding GAF and ANTAR domain-containing protein produces the protein MNAEDERVLFATIARDLASKTSEQAILDSVAEMAVRLVPGCDDAGVMIITKQRKVETPAATSQRVCDSDEAQAEHGEGPCFDASYAQEERNQAFHCLSTSTDPRWPRYLPRARELGVGSILGFQLFSHEHTFGALNLYSDRENAFGAESENRGWVLASHAAVALTSARTSRQLHAALENARTIGQAVGMVRARYDMSEEQATSALLRMSQENNVKMADLARSVVTDGVLSP, from the coding sequence ATGAACGCGGAAGACGAGAGGGTACTGTTCGCGACCATCGCGAGGGACCTGGCCAGCAAGACCTCCGAGCAGGCCATCCTCGACTCCGTCGCGGAGATGGCCGTACGACTGGTGCCCGGGTGCGATGACGCCGGGGTCATGATCATCACCAAGCAGCGGAAGGTGGAGACCCCCGCCGCCACCAGCCAGCGGGTGTGTGACTCCGACGAGGCCCAGGCCGAGCACGGCGAAGGACCCTGCTTCGACGCCTCGTACGCGCAGGAGGAGCGCAACCAGGCCTTCCACTGCCTGTCGACGAGCACCGACCCCAGGTGGCCCCGGTACCTGCCGCGGGCGCGTGAGCTCGGGGTGGGGAGCATTCTCGGCTTCCAGCTGTTCAGCCACGAGCACACCTTCGGCGCCCTGAACCTGTACAGCGACCGGGAGAACGCCTTCGGCGCCGAGAGCGAGAACCGCGGGTGGGTCCTGGCCTCCCACGCCGCGGTCGCGCTGACCTCGGCACGCACGAGCCGGCAGCTGCACGCGGCACTGGAGAACGCACGCACGATCGGCCAGGCGGTCGGGATGGTGCGGGCCCGATACGACATGTCGGAGGAGCAGGCGACCTCGGCCCTGCTGCGGATGTCGCAGGAGAACAACGTCAAGATGGCCGACCTCGCCCGGTCGGTCGTCACGGACGGCGTCCTGTCCCCCTGA
- a CDS encoding cation diffusion facilitator family transporter — MGAGHAHSSAADGAGHPGDFRTKLAIAFAITAGIVVAQAVGAWLTGSLALLTDTAHALTDASGLLVALVAGTLMLRPAASTRTWGYRRIEVIAALAQAALLLVVGAYAAIEGVRRLVAPPEVPAGELLVFGVIGLVANALAIGVLASNRSANLNMRAAFLEVLNDALGSVGVIIAAIVIATTGYLQADAIAGLFIAALIVPRAVKLLRETSSVLMEFTPKGLDLDDVREHMLSVEHVREVHDLHASTVATGLPTLSAHVVVDDECFADGHAAEVLAHVKTCVAEHFDVAIHHSTIQIETPSISAAEPRSTKH; from the coding sequence ATGGGTGCAGGACATGCTCACTCCTCGGCCGCCGACGGCGCAGGACACCCCGGCGACTTCCGCACGAAGCTCGCCATCGCCTTCGCGATCACGGCGGGCATCGTCGTCGCCCAGGCCGTCGGTGCCTGGCTCACCGGCAGCCTCGCGCTGCTGACCGACACCGCGCACGCCCTCACCGACGCCTCCGGGCTGCTCGTCGCGCTCGTCGCCGGCACGCTGATGCTGCGACCGGCCGCCTCCACGCGGACCTGGGGGTACCGGCGGATCGAGGTGATCGCCGCGCTCGCCCAGGCGGCCCTGCTCCTCGTCGTCGGCGCCTACGCGGCGATCGAGGGTGTCCGTCGCCTCGTCGCCCCGCCCGAGGTGCCCGCCGGTGAGCTGCTCGTCTTCGGCGTCATCGGCCTCGTCGCCAACGCCCTCGCCATCGGGGTCCTGGCGTCGAACCGGTCGGCCAACCTCAACATGCGCGCCGCCTTCCTGGAGGTGCTCAACGACGCCCTCGGCTCGGTGGGCGTGATCATCGCGGCGATCGTCATCGCGACGACCGGTTACCTGCAGGCGGACGCGATCGCGGGCCTGTTCATCGCCGCGCTCATCGTCCCGCGCGCGGTCAAGCTCCTGCGCGAGACCTCCAGCGTCCTGATGGAGTTCACCCCCAAGGGACTCGACCTCGACGACGTCCGCGAGCACATGCTGTCCGTGGAGCACGTGCGCGAGGTCCACGACCTGCACGCCTCCACCGTGGCCACCGGCCTGCCGACCCTGAGCGCCCACGTCGTCGTCGACGACGAGTGCTTCGCCGACGGGCATGCCGCCGAGGTGCTCGCCCACGTGAAGACGTGCGTCGCGGAGCACTTCGACGTCGCCATCCACCACTCGACCATCCAGATCGAGACGCCGTCGATCAGCGCGGCCGAGCCGCGGTCGACGAAGCACTGA
- a CDS encoding EamA family transporter, which translates to MTRGAGTATAAVAAVGAAALWGTTGTAQALGPEGTQPVTVGALRILLGAMALTLLAVAVRPGSTPAPVAAQRVRVPQPVVVLLGGLCVAAYQVCFFEGVARAGVAVGTVVALGTAPLATGLLGLLLAERPRRRWAVATAGAVTGVVLLVSGSAGTGGRIDALGILAAIGAGLSYAGYTVAARTLLLRGVRGLVVMAGLFVTGAILLLPALFSADLAWLRSPAGWAMVLWLGIGATGVSYVLFQHGLARLSASTVATLSLAEPVTATLLGVLVLRESLSLLTGVGIAVVLLSLLLVAAPARRRGRVDRASARARP; encoded by the coding sequence GTGACGCGTGGCGCGGGGACCGCGACGGCGGCCGTGGCCGCCGTCGGGGCGGCCGCGCTCTGGGGCACCACCGGCACCGCGCAGGCCCTCGGCCCGGAGGGCACGCAGCCGGTCACGGTGGGCGCCCTGCGCATCCTCCTCGGCGCGATGGCCCTGACGCTGCTGGCCGTCGCGGTCCGGCCCGGTAGCACTCCGGCCCCCGTGGCCGCCCAGAGGGTGCGGGTCCCCCAGCCGGTCGTCGTCCTGCTCGGCGGTCTCTGCGTCGCGGCCTACCAGGTGTGCTTCTTCGAGGGGGTCGCCCGCGCCGGGGTGGCGGTCGGCACCGTCGTGGCCCTCGGCACCGCACCCCTGGCGACCGGTCTGCTCGGTCTCCTCCTGGCCGAGAGGCCACGTCGTCGGTGGGCCGTCGCGACGGCCGGCGCGGTCACGGGAGTCGTCCTCCTCGTGTCCGGGTCGGCAGGGACGGGCGGGCGGATCGACGCGCTGGGCATCCTCGCGGCCATCGGTGCGGGCCTGTCCTACGCGGGCTACACGGTCGCCGCGCGGACGCTCCTGCTGCGGGGAGTGCGGGGACTGGTCGTCATGGCCGGACTCTTCGTCACCGGTGCGATCCTGCTGCTGCCGGCCCTCTTCTCCGCCGACCTGGCGTGGCTGCGCTCCCCTGCCGGCTGGGCGATGGTGCTGTGGCTCGGGATCGGCGCGACAGGTGTCTCCTACGTGCTCTTCCAGCACGGGCTGGCCCGGCTCTCCGCGAGCACGGTCGCCACCCTCTCCCTCGCCGAGCCGGTCACGGCCACGCTGCTCGGGGTGCTCGTCCTGCGTGAGAGCCTGTCCCTCCTGACGGGTGTCGGCATCGCCGTGGTCCTGCTCAGCCTGCTCCTCGTGGCGGCCCCGGCGCGCCGCCGCGGACGCGTCGACAGGGCCTCGGCCCGGGCCCGGCCATGA
- a CDS encoding diacylglycerol kinase family protein, which translates to MTDALVVVNPTARNGAAGAMIPVVSDILRSHGWSVDVAVTESAEHAVEIAAAGEPDGQLLVALGGDGLVARVAEGALRSGALVAPLPGGRGCDFIRALGGSRDLRQAASSLPRATERRVDVGLAGGTPFLGVATVGYDSRANDHANAAPTWLPAALVYAYGGARALVGTRSTSITVTTDGVARTFDGWSVAIGNSGRYGAGMRANPDALLDDGELDVTTVEGLPRWKYPMLLPRYFRGTHVDGVDIRADRGRTIDVTAPAGYRVYADGDIVGETPMTFTVRQQALRVLVQAR; encoded by the coding sequence ATGACCGACGCCCTCGTCGTGGTCAACCCCACCGCCCGCAACGGGGCGGCGGGGGCGATGATCCCGGTCGTCTCGGACATCCTGCGCTCGCACGGTTGGTCGGTGGACGTGGCCGTCACGGAGTCCGCCGAGCACGCCGTGGAGATCGCCGCGGCCGGTGAGCCGGATGGCCAGCTACTCGTGGCGCTCGGCGGCGACGGTCTCGTCGCGCGGGTCGCCGAGGGGGCGCTCCGCTCCGGCGCCCTCGTCGCCCCGCTGCCCGGCGGGCGCGGCTGCGACTTCATCCGCGCACTCGGTGGGTCGCGCGACCTGCGGCAGGCGGCATCCTCCCTTCCCCGCGCCACCGAGCGAAGGGTGGATGTCGGCCTCGCGGGAGGGACCCCCTTCCTCGGGGTGGCCACGGTCGGGTACGACTCCCGGGCCAATGACCACGCCAACGCGGCCCCGACCTGGCTGCCGGCGGCGCTCGTCTACGCCTACGGTGGCGCCCGTGCGCTCGTCGGGACCCGCTCGACGTCGATCACGGTGACCACGGACGGTGTGGCCCGCACCTTCGACGGCTGGAGCGTCGCCATCGGGAACTCGGGCCGCTACGGCGCCGGCATGAGGGCCAACCCCGATGCCCTCCTCGACGACGGTGAGCTCGACGTCACCACGGTCGAGGGCCTGCCGCGGTGGAAGTACCCGATGCTGCTGCCGCGCTACTTCCGGGGCACCCACGTCGACGGCGTCGACATCCGTGCCGACCGTGGGCGCACCATCGACGTGACGGCGCCGGCCGGCTACCGCGTGTACGCCGATGGCGACATCGTCGGGGAGACACCGATGACCTTCACGGTCAGGCAGCAGGCGTTGCGCGTGCTCGTGCAGGCGCGCTGA